A part of Paenibacillus sp. sptzw28 genomic DNA contains:
- a CDS encoding MFS transporter has translation MSKIIAVFFLIMFVIGTDTFLISPLIPTLQSLFDVPTETAGWMIGAYTLGSAVFALIAGPLSDGWDRKKVLLTGLTCFAVSTCLCGFAADFWTMCLFRFMAGVSAAFTAPQVWASIPTLFPPAKISKVLGIAYAGLAVSQALGVPIGSLLAADNWSHPFWAIGIFSLLLAVAAYFVVPGMKPQVQQGAKPSIPRRYIPLLTSGKARGTFLAYFFVHLGSSAAFAFLGKWMTDRFNLSIDEAGYVIIFLGLGNLLGSLCSPYVLKALNQFQTMTAGMLIVAAAYIVLPHVSSVYIVKGVYFLIFAILGVLFPLMVGLLNSLNPTIRGTISSLATSTMNAATTFGAWTAGMLYAVFSGYSAVGIFTAICLACSLLVFITSGVLSTQAEKAVPKTEPAA, from the coding sequence ATGAGTAAAATTATTGCGGTATTTTTTCTTATCATGTTTGTTATCGGTACGGATACGTTTCTGATCTCTCCACTTATTCCGACACTGCAGAGCCTGTTCGATGTCCCTACCGAAACGGCGGGATGGATGATCGGAGCCTATACCTTGGGCTCGGCGGTATTTGCGCTGATAGCGGGGCCTTTGTCGGATGGATGGGATCGAAAAAAAGTGCTGCTAACCGGCCTTACCTGCTTCGCAGTTTCAACATGCTTATGCGGTTTCGCCGCCGACTTCTGGACCATGTGCCTGTTCCGTTTCATGGCGGGAGTCAGCGCGGCGTTTACAGCTCCGCAAGTGTGGGCATCGATTCCAACTCTGTTTCCGCCGGCCAAAATCAGCAAAGTTTTGGGAATCGCCTATGCAGGTCTCGCTGTCTCTCAAGCGCTCGGCGTGCCGATCGGAAGTCTTCTGGCAGCCGACAATTGGTCTCATCCATTCTGGGCGATCGGCATATTCTCACTGCTGCTGGCCGTCGCAGCCTATTTCGTCGTACCCGGCATGAAACCGCAAGTGCAGCAAGGGGCTAAGCCATCCATACCAAGAAGATACATTCCACTGCTCACAAGCGGCAAAGCGAGAGGCACCTTCCTCGCCTATTTTTTTGTACACCTCGGAAGCAGCGCCGCCTTTGCTTTTCTCGGAAAATGGATGACGGACCGCTTTAACCTTTCGATAGACGAGGCTGGATATGTGATCATATTCTTGGGGCTTGGCAATTTGCTCGGCAGCCTATGCAGCCCTTATGTGTTAAAAGCATTAAATCAGTTTCAGACTATGACAGCAGGGATGCTCATCGTTGCTGCGGCATATATCGTACTGCCTCATGTGTCGTCCGTTTATATAGTCAAAGGCGTTTATTTTCTCATATTCGCTATCCTCGGTGTCTTGTTCCCGCTTATGGTGGGGCTGCTGAACAGTTTAAATCCGACCATCCGCGGCACCATTTCAAGTCTGGCCACATCAACCATGAATGCGGCGACAACGTTCGGAGCCTGGACGGCGGGAATGCTTTATGCGGTGTTTAGCGGCTATTCTGCTGTAGGTATTTTTACGGCGATTTGCCTGGCATGCTCGCTGCTCGTATTTATCACAAGCGGAGTTCTGTCCACTCAAGCGGAAAAAGCAGTACCGAAAACCGAACCCGCAGCTTAA
- a CDS encoding TIM-barrel domain-containing protein encodes MFRVEGNQLIRRYDAEQLWIEPWGANSLRVRATELDEMQEEDWALLPHEASNVHISVVGQTASIQNGNIRAEISAGGRLTFLNRAGKILLQEYVRNRTEFQEYKSALNIEGREFKPILGGDYSLTVRFESDPEEKIFGMGQYQQPYLDLKNCTLELAQRNSQASVPFALSSLGYGFLWNNPAVGQVTFGKNVTEWAVGYTKQLDYWITAGDTPAQIEEAYARVTGTVPMMPAYVMGLWQSKMRYQTQQELLTVAREYKRLGIPISVIVADFFHWTKMGEWRFDPVYWPDPAAMVRELKEMGTELMVSIWPTVDKKSENYPEMLQKGFLVRTERGVRVTMEFVTDTVFYDTTNPGARNYVWEKVKKNYYDIGIRVLWLDEAEPEYSVYDFDNYRYFAGPVVQIGNIYPVMYAKGFYEGMTEAGQKDIINLIRCAWAGSQRYGALVWSGDIDSSFKSMRIQLRAGLNMGLAGIPWWTTDIGGFHGGNPNDPSFRELMIRWFEYATFCPILRMHGAREPHIPPLGTSGGGLMESGAPNEVWSYGEEAFEIFKKYIFIRQRLRPYITGLMKAAHEKGTPPMRPLFYDFPHDREAWNIEDEFMFGPDLLVAPVLYEGARARRVYLPKDSSWTEIRTGNIHHGGTWISSDAPIDDIPLFLRDGAYLPIRAVNSNS; translated from the coding sequence GTGTTTCGGGTTGAGGGAAATCAACTGATCCGGCGATATGATGCGGAACAGCTGTGGATCGAGCCTTGGGGAGCTAATAGTCTGCGTGTACGCGCAACAGAGCTTGATGAAATGCAGGAGGAAGACTGGGCACTGCTGCCACATGAAGCAAGCAATGTTCATATTTCAGTTGTAGGACAAACAGCTTCCATTCAAAATGGGAATATTCGTGCTGAAATTTCTGCCGGAGGAAGGCTCACTTTTTTAAATAGAGCGGGTAAAATTCTATTGCAGGAATATGTTCGCAATCGGACGGAATTTCAGGAGTATAAAAGCGCACTTAACATCGAGGGACGCGAATTCAAGCCAATTCTCGGCGGCGACTATAGTCTGACGGTCCGTTTCGAGTCAGATCCGGAAGAAAAAATATTCGGTATGGGACAGTATCAGCAGCCGTATCTGGATCTAAAAAACTGTACGCTGGAGCTGGCACAGCGAAACTCGCAGGCCAGCGTGCCCTTTGCCCTGTCCAGCTTGGGGTATGGCTTTCTCTGGAACAATCCGGCTGTCGGCCAAGTGACCTTCGGGAAAAACGTAACAGAATGGGCGGTCGGTTACACGAAGCAGCTGGATTACTGGATTACCGCCGGGGATACGCCTGCTCAGATCGAAGAAGCCTATGCCCGGGTGACCGGAACGGTACCGATGATGCCCGCTTACGTCATGGGGTTATGGCAAAGCAAGATGCGGTATCAGACACAGCAAGAGCTGCTTACGGTTGCCAGGGAATACAAGCGTTTAGGCATTCCGATTTCCGTCATTGTGGCTGATTTCTTCCATTGGACCAAGATGGGAGAGTGGAGGTTCGATCCTGTTTACTGGCCGGACCCAGCCGCCATGGTCAGAGAGCTTAAGGAAATGGGGACCGAGCTTATGGTATCCATTTGGCCAACGGTTGACAAGAAAAGCGAGAATTACCCGGAGATGCTGCAAAAGGGTTTTCTGGTTCGTACAGAGCGAGGCGTTCGGGTAACGATGGAATTTGTTACCGACACCGTTTTTTATGATACAACCAATCCCGGAGCGCGGAACTATGTCTGGGAGAAAGTCAAGAAGAACTACTATGATATTGGGATTCGGGTTCTATGGCTGGATGAAGCCGAACCGGAATATTCCGTATACGACTTTGACAACTATAGGTACTTTGCGGGGCCGGTTGTGCAGATCGGCAATATATACCCTGTTATGTACGCTAAAGGGTTCTATGAGGGCATGACCGAAGCCGGACAGAAGGATATCATCAACCTTATTCGCTGCGCTTGGGCAGGCAGTCAGCGATATGGCGCGCTTGTCTGGTCCGGCGATATCGATTCGAGCTTCAAATCGATGCGGATCCAGCTCAGGGCCGGGCTTAACATGGGTCTGGCGGGCATACCTTGGTGGACTACAGATATCGGCGGGTTCCACGGCGGCAATCCGAACGATCCCTCCTTTCGCGAGCTGATGATCCGATGGTTCGAATATGCGACCTTTTGTCCCATTTTGCGTATGCATGGCGCTCGGGAGCCGCATATCCCGCCTTTGGGGACTAGCGGAGGAGGCTTGATGGAAAGCGGCGCCCCGAATGAAGTATGGAGCTATGGCGAAGAAGCTTTTGAGATTTTCAAGAAATATATCTTCATTCGCCAGCGGCTTCGCCCTTACATCACCGGGCTGATGAAGGCCGCTCATGAGAAGGGAACTCCTCCGATGCGGCCGCTGTTCTATGATTTCCCGCACGATCGCGAAGCCTGGAACATAGAAGATGAATTCATGTTTGGTCCTGATCTTCTCGTTGCCCCCGTGCTTTATGAAGGAGCAAGAGCAAGAAGGGTTTATTTGCCTAAAGACTCGTCATGGACAGAGATAAGGACGGGAAACATTCACCATGGCGGTACGTGGATCTCGAGTGATGCGCCAATTGATGATATACCATTATTTTTGAGGGATGGCGCTTATTTGCCTATTAGGGCGGTTAATTCAAATTCATAA
- a CDS encoding FAD-binding protein codes for METNRNWAGNYRYSASKLHVPEDVGQVKELVARSSRIKVLGTRHSFNGIADCTGSLLSLQKLNRVISLDRTLNKVTVEAGIRYGELCLFLHSNGYALHNLASLPHITVAGACATATHGSGDRNGNLATAVHSIEVVKADGETTVFSHEQQDGLIAGAVVGLGGLGVVTQITLDVVPVFQMSQYVYENLPLANLKDRFDDIFSSAYSVSLFSDWKNAAFNQVWVKRRITDQAPGHAEPEFFGAALSTAHRHPVPGLTSENCNEQMGIPGPWYERLPHFRMDFTPSAGEELQSEYFVPRQDAYDALCAIDRLREYISPLLHISEVRTIAADTLWMSPCYNRESVAIHFTWKADWGAVKQVLPIIEKQLAPFHARPHWGKLFTMPPARLQSLYEKLPDFRQLLLDCDPQGKFRNAFLNKYIMNLN; via the coding sequence GTGGAAACTAATCGAAACTGGGCAGGTAACTACAGGTATAGTGCCTCGAAACTCCATGTCCCCGAGGACGTGGGTCAAGTGAAAGAATTGGTGGCTCGCAGCAGTCGAATCAAGGTGCTTGGCACGCGCCACTCGTTTAATGGCATCGCGGATTGTACCGGAAGCCTTCTCTCGCTTCAGAAGCTTAACCGGGTGATATCACTGGACCGCACCCTCAACAAGGTAACGGTCGAAGCCGGAATCCGGTATGGGGAGCTGTGCTTGTTTCTTCACAGCAACGGCTACGCGCTGCACAATTTGGCGTCGCTGCCGCACATTACCGTTGCAGGCGCGTGCGCAACTGCGACGCATGGCTCCGGTGATCGGAACGGCAATCTTGCTACAGCGGTCCATTCCATCGAGGTCGTCAAAGCGGATGGAGAGACGACCGTGTTCTCCCACGAACAGCAAGACGGACTCATTGCAGGAGCGGTTGTCGGACTTGGCGGACTGGGTGTAGTGACGCAAATCACTTTGGATGTGGTCCCGGTGTTTCAGATGAGTCAGTATGTATACGAAAACTTGCCCTTGGCGAATCTTAAAGACCGGTTTGACGATATCTTTTCCAGTGCCTACAGTGTCAGTCTGTTTTCGGATTGGAAGAATGCGGCGTTCAATCAGGTTTGGGTGAAGCGGAGAATAACGGATCAAGCCCCCGGTCATGCGGAACCTGAATTTTTCGGCGCCGCACTCTCAACTGCACACCGGCACCCGGTGCCGGGCCTCACATCGGAGAATTGCAACGAACAGATGGGCATTCCGGGGCCGTGGTACGAACGGCTGCCGCACTTTCGCATGGATTTCACCCCAAGCGCGGGAGAAGAACTGCAAAGCGAGTATTTCGTGCCGCGCCAGGATGCATATGACGCTTTGTGTGCGATTGACCGCCTGCGGGAGTATATATCGCCGCTTCTTCATATCTCCGAGGTGCGCACGATTGCAGCAGACACTTTATGGATGAGCCCTTGCTACAATCGGGAGTCAGTTGCTATCCACTTTACTTGGAAAGCGGATTGGGGGGCAGTTAAGCAAGTGCTGCCGATTATCGAAAAGCAGCTTGCACCCTTCCATGCCCGCCCGCACTGGGGCAAGCTGTTCACCATGCCGCCCGCCCGGCTGCAATCGCTCTACGAGAAACTTCCCGACTTTCGGCAACTTCTCCTTGATTGTGATCCCCAAGGAAAGTTCCGCAACGCCTTCTTAAATAAATATATTATGAATTTGAATTAA
- a CDS encoding phosphotransferase family protein, with amino-acid sequence MTAYEKPSLDISEVEGVLRAHLGSKVAEITPMAGGNLSSVFSFSHEGKGYVIKFSDMEGAYQTEHYISDLLSSQGIPFPKCIGQGKAGHIAYSIMERIDGRNLADFPAEQQTRQLPELIRILTHLNHVDLGPTSGYGWIGPKGDGAFQTWKDYCVTSFAEDQTGSFWENWYDLFQSTCLEKDVFDECYCRLMAYLPYNEPHRYFIHGDFHQWNILSDGTSITGIIDGNCAYGDFLIDLAILDRHMEGREVIRAYQDYQAKVGIMIPDFKERLIGAYYFKGMDGLRFYAKMGWEDAYYSTRNFLLSLST; translated from the coding sequence ATGACTGCATATGAAAAACCAAGCTTAGATATAAGCGAGGTTGAGGGTGTACTGAGGGCTCATCTAGGTTCTAAAGTAGCCGAAATAACGCCAATGGCTGGCGGTAACTTGAGCAGTGTTTTCTCCTTCAGCCATGAAGGAAAAGGTTACGTCATTAAATTCAGTGACATGGAGGGAGCGTATCAAACAGAACACTATATTTCGGACCTGCTCTCCAGCCAGGGTATTCCGTTTCCCAAATGCATTGGACAAGGGAAAGCCGGACATATAGCATATTCCATAATGGAACGGATTGATGGCCGTAATCTAGCGGACTTCCCAGCTGAGCAGCAAACCCGCCAACTTCCAGAGCTTATAAGGATATTGACACATCTAAACCATGTGGATCTCGGGCCAACCAGCGGGTATGGGTGGATCGGGCCTAAAGGTGACGGAGCATTTCAAACGTGGAAGGACTATTGTGTTACATCATTTGCAGAGGATCAGACAGGGAGCTTCTGGGAGAATTGGTACGACTTATTTCAAAGTACTTGTTTGGAAAAAGACGTGTTCGATGAATGTTATTGCCGTTTAATGGCTTACTTACCCTATAATGAACCCCACCGCTACTTTATCCATGGGGATTTTCACCAATGGAATATCCTGTCCGACGGCACAAGTATAACCGGTATCATTGATGGCAACTGTGCATATGGCGATTTTCTTATCGATCTCGCAATCCTCGATAGACACATGGAAGGGCGTGAAGTAATTCGAGCTTATCAAGACTATCAAGCCAAAGTTGGAATTATGATCCCGGATTTCAAAGAGAGATTAATTGGAGCCTATTATTTTAAAGGAATGGATGGACTTCGTTTCTATGCAAAAATGGGGTGGGAAGATGCCTACTACAGTACTCGTAACTTTCTTCTCAGCTTAAGCACGTGA
- a CDS encoding phosphotransferase enzyme family protein, whose protein sequence is MKSGFQIDSEINRRHTLKQAKEAALNALQEYEADWSSIHFIQLSEHVTFRIVAGEGEQFLLRIHPAGKPPEETNSELEWLSAMKRKGLILPEALPNREGAFVTETSTSCGKMFYATFLRWIEGERLDRGGLTEEAIRKMGAMMASLHEASVDFSPSAGFVRPSWGSSSFQRDWAHLGLNHRHFISDEAFGLYTMAATKVADRLSTLISHKRNYGMIHADLHNGNVVFRDGEPYPIDFGRCGFGYHLYDIAQSIMGLHPAQRVHFIEGYERVRPLDDEAMPKLECFFIMAIIEAYSFHAENPLETEGLIEEQPYAQAILRAYVNGAPFLFQPLEDC, encoded by the coding sequence ATGAAAAGCGGCTTTCAGATAGATTCCGAGATAAATCGGCGCCATACGCTAAAACAGGCGAAGGAAGCAGCGCTTAACGCCCTGCAGGAATATGAGGCAGACTGGAGTTCCATCCACTTCATTCAATTATCCGAACATGTAACGTTCCGTATAGTGGCCGGCGAGGGAGAACAGTTTTTGCTGCGCATTCACCCGGCGGGCAAACCGCCTGAGGAAACCAACTCCGAACTGGAATGGCTGTCAGCGATGAAGAGAAAGGGTCTTATCTTGCCAGAAGCATTACCGAATCGGGAAGGAGCCTTCGTCACGGAAACTTCGACAAGCTGCGGGAAAATGTTCTATGCGACTTTTTTAAGATGGATTGAAGGAGAACGCTTGGATAGAGGAGGACTCACAGAGGAGGCCATCCGCAAAATGGGAGCGATGATGGCGAGCCTCCACGAAGCAAGCGTTGATTTTAGCCCATCCGCCGGCTTTGTGCGCCCTTCATGGGGAAGCAGTAGCTTTCAAAGGGACTGGGCGCATCTGGGACTGAATCACCGGCATTTCATTTCGGATGAAGCCTTCGGATTGTACACCATGGCCGCAACTAAAGTGGCAGACCGTCTCAGCACATTAATAAGCCACAAACGGAACTATGGGATGATCCATGCGGACTTACACAATGGCAACGTCGTTTTTCGGGATGGCGAGCCGTATCCTATCGATTTTGGCAGGTGTGGCTTCGGCTATCATCTATACGACATAGCTCAGTCGATCATGGGGCTGCATCCGGCGCAGAGAGTTCATTTCATCGAAGGATACGAGAGGGTCAGACCATTGGATGACGAAGCCATGCCGAAGCTGGAGTGCTTCTTCATCATGGCAATCATCGAGGCATACAGCTTCCATGCGGAGAATCCGCTTGAGACTGAAGGCTTAATTGAAGAGCAGCCCTACGCGCAAGCGATTTTGAGAGCTTATGTGAACGGAGCACCGTTCTTGTTCCAGCCGCTTGAGGACTGTTAG